The following coding sequences lie in one Trichoderma breve strain T069 chromosome 1, whole genome shotgun sequence genomic window:
- a CDS encoding fusaric acid resistance protein-like domain-containing protein — protein sequence MAMAKLLRRTVTVIWGDCGTKALWQRILKDFIACVICTIIAILPQIRSWSTFLIPMVVAFAHPAQRMGVVIENIIMIIFGSGLGLSWCILGLYLASLVYDTNKPAAFTIRALFYLACTLLHGYLRSSTPRLFLFVLFVILPAITLLTAPTVATPTLYTTIYVPILIGVGVMFFANVAIFPEFSSSYLGTSTISALSEMVETLERATHWFVTPGGDRIESQNQGQPLNIPHANDNGTKQQHQQQQQMRQIKQLAIRYWRKFSAPFPNPFLPATSATAVSRSPLHATTLASLTERKPIIRSKLTSCKTAQNEVNFEISISPLAPSDMKPISVDLMSHLSQSIITLIGACENKFIVLDDDGMEESSLADDDDMVQSPGCVSALDGSATPASSVPEANLRLNSGTRSRSRARNSTAPSSRVDYIKLNRQIELSSAKLLESIVMRLRAPIQEFQASTNEAVALLISCLAYCYDVPTLPSGAPTPRGIHLEEIDLRVDLFTDALTLFDEQSTEQLKLIAMQETGLALDFMPRMETFLVSSFLLAFRQSSTHILKMLRHARQLVDQRQRRHDRLSIWIPHYSSLRKWLRTAGERDSMVLPEGARQAARRGDLVGNVSEPKDSSNILDSEAQPRQRMPDEEAGSTTASQILKSLRNRNTKNKKKEKKGEKHPQYKQNDKRGQDSSDSQILWLRGKAADVLEWAQDSDDLAYALKLSFAVFLVSWPAFVPSWNAWYGDVHGVWAPLQLIFIFEVAIGTSLVTFVVRLIGLVLGCTAGYVSFVIAGGSRAITVVVLAFTLLPSAYIHVATKYVKAGAAAIISINVVALASANINTEPSHEVYYKRLIAFIVGGVTATLVEVSISPVRARDRLVESLSACVRHIQNMQGAMSVGVDGPEIVDPRSPKLHRRFDRWREKAQASLAAAETFLPFCSSEPRLKGSFKKLAPIYTEIVYVLHQIIDRMDNVVQLRRAYGSSVLEALNPQAYTYRRSMAASCTLMLFSVNEALTTWLPLPQFIPSARVAHLRLIHRVREIITSSASECEDQANEKIARLITKHNFLSWNASAAGQMEIVEYLEELVELVKMILGKNL from the exons atggccatggcaaagcTCCTACGCAGGACCGTCACCGTGATTTGGGGCGACTGCGGCACCAAGGCCCTTTGGCAGCGGATTCTCAAGGATTTCATAGCGTGTGTTATTTGCACCATCATTGCCATTCTTCCCCAAATCAGGAGTTGGTCGACTTTTCTTATACCAATGGTTGTTGCCTTTGCACATCCAGCACAACGAATGGGCGTCGTCATTGagaacatcatcatgatcatctTTGGCTCGGGCCTGGGCTTGTCGTGGTGTATATTGGGCTTATATCTGGCGAGTTTGGTCTACGACACCAACAAGCCTGCTGCTTTTACTATTCGGGCCCTCTTCTATCTCGCATGTACCTTGCTCCATGGCTACCTGAGATCGTCTACTCCTCGATTGTTCTTATTTGTCTTGTTTGTCATCCTGCCCGCCATCACGCTGCTCACAGCACCAACTGTGGCCACGCCCACTTTGTATACAACAATCTATGTGCCAATCCTCATTGGCGTCGGAGTCATGTTTTTCGCCAACGTCGCCATATTCCCCGAGTTTTCCAGTAGCTATCTGGGTACTTCTACCATCAGTGCCCTCTCTGAAATGGTCGAGACACTGGAGCGCGCTACCCACTGGTTTGTTACGCCTGGAGGAGATCGTATCGAATCTCAGAACCAAGGCCAGCCTCTCAATATACCTCATGCCAATGATAATGGCACCaagcaacaacatcaacaacagcaacagatGCGGCAAATTAAGCAGCTCGCTATCCGCTACTGGCGCAAGTTCTCTGCCCCATTCCCCAACCCCTTTCTACCGGCCACCTCTGCCACCGCGGTATCCAGGTCACCACTGCATGCGACTACACTCGCGTCATTGACGGAGAGGAAACCCATAATCCGTTCCAAACTTACATCGTGCAAAACTGCTCAAAACGAAGTCAATTTTGAGATATCCATCTCACCCCTTGCACCAAGCGACATGAAGCCTATCAGTGTTGATCTCATGAGCCATCTTTCTCAAAGTATCATTACACTGATTGGCGCCTGTGAAAACAAGTTCATCGtccttgacgatgatggcatggAAGAGAGCAGTTTAgcggatgatgatgatatggtTCAATCGCCTGGGTGCGTGAGTGCTTTAGATGGATCTGCCACGCCAGCGTCCAGCGTCCCAGAAGCAAACCTCAGACTCAACTCTGGTacgagatcgagatcgagagCGAGAAACTCAACCGCTCCATCGAGTAGAGTCGACTACATCAAGCTGAACAGGCAGATTGAATTGAGTAGCGCAAAGCTTCTAGAATCAATTGTCATGCGACTACGAGCTCCTATACAAGAATTCCAGGCCTCTACAAATGAAGCAGTGGCTCTCCTGATATCTTGTTTGGCATATTGCTACGATGTTCCCACTCTGCCTTCTGGTGCTCCTACCCCTCGAGGCATACacttggaggagattgaccTGCGGGTCGACCTCTTCACGGATGCTCTGACGTTATTCGATGAACAATCCACCGAACAGCTCAAGCTTATTGCCATGCAAGAAACGGGCCTGGCGCTCGATTTCATGCCTCGCATGGAGACTTTTCTCGTCTCATCGTTTCTACTGGCCTTTCGCCAATCCTCAACGCACATCTTGAAAATGCTCCGCCATGCTCGTCAACTGGTAGACCAGAGGCAACGCCGCCATGATCGGCTGAGCATCTGGATCCCTCACTATTCAAGTCTTCGGAAGTGGCTACGTACTGCCGGAGAGCGCGATTCAATGGTTCTACCCGAAGGCGCGAGGCAAGCCGCACGTCGAGGAGATTTGGTTGGCAACGTCTCCGAACCTAAAGATTCTAGCAATATCCTTGATAGCGAAGCGCAGCCCAGACAGAGAATGCCTGATGAGGAAGCTGGTTCTACAACTGCCTCTCAAATCTTGAAGTCGCTGAGAAATAGAAACaccaagaacaaaaagaaggagaagaagggagagaaacaCCCACAATACAAACAGAATGATAAGAGAGGACAAGACTCTTCTGATAGTCAGATTTTATGGCTTCGAGGTAAAGCGGCAGATGTGCTAGAGTGGGCTCAAGATTCCGATGATCTTGCCTATGCACTAAAGCTCTCCTTTGCCGTCTTTCTTGTCAGCTGGCCAGCCTTTGTGCCATCTTGGAACGCATGGTACGGGGATGTCCACGGCGTTTGGGCTCCCCTGCAGTTGATATTCATATTTGAAGTGGCCATCGGCACGTCCTTGGTAACCTTTGTTGTTCGGCTTATTGGGCTTGTTCTTGGCTGTACTGCTGGATATGTCTCATTTGTTATCGCGGGGGGGAGCAGGGCAATAACGGTCGTGGTCCTCGCTTTCACGCTGCTGCCTTCTGCCTATATCCATGTGGCAACAAAATACGTCAAAGCTGGAGCAGCGGCCATTATATCAATAAATGTCGTCGCCCTAG CGTCAGCGAATATCAATACGGAGCCATCACACGAGGTTTACTACAAGCGTCTCATAGCATTTATAGTTGGAGGTGTTACTGCTACCTTGGTAGAAGTGTCGATTTCTCCGGTGCGTGCACGAGATCGCTTGGTAGAATCTTTGTCTGCCTGCGTACGGCATATCCAGAATATGCAGGGCGCCATGTCCGTGGGTGTTGACGGGCCCGAAATCGTTGATCCTCGCTCTCCAAAACTGCACCGTCGGTTTGACAGATGGCGCGAAAAGGCTCAAGCCTCACTTGCAGCCGCCGAGACGTTTCTCCCGTTTTGTTCTTCCGAACCCCGCCTGAAAGGAAGCTTTAAGAAGCTTGCGCCCATCTACACGGAGATTGTCTATGTGCTTCACCAGATCATTGATCGGATGGACAACGTCGTACAGCTCCGAAGGGCTTATGGTTCCTCTGTCTTGGAGGCACTGAATCCGCAAGCTTATACGTATCGACGAAGCATGGCGGCAAGCTGCACCCTAATGCTGTTTTCCGTTAACGAGGCACTGACGACTTGGCTTCCGCTCCCGCAATTTATTCCCTCGGCTCGTGTAGCGCATCTGCGGCTGATACACCGGGTCCGTGAGATTATCACATC GAGCGCGAGTGAGTGCGAAGACCAGGCAAACGAGAAGATAGCTCGTTTGATTACCAAGCACAACTTCCTCTCTTGGAATGCTAGTGCTGCTGGTCAGATGGAAATCGTCGAGTATCTAGAAGAATTGGTTGAGCTGGTCAAGAT GATTCTCGGGAAGAATCTTTAA